The Halarchaeum grantii genome contains a region encoding:
- the gltB gene encoding glutamate synthase large subunit has protein sequence MTEYDARSGGRRLADPAEARSNCGVGVVMDLDDQGGHDVVSDGLDLLANLEHRGTTGAEKKTGDGAGILLQTPRSFFEDELDLPETYAVGSLFLPQDADERAGCKDAVADTLGEHGLDVVAWRDVPTDNSDLGQTALDSEPHVAQVFVTPEEPIGDEEFDRALYVGRRAIEKAVDNERFYVCSLDRQTLVYKGLLKGDQVRDYYLDLQDERLASTFVLVHARFSTNTLGAWHLAHPYRNIVHNGEFNTIKGNVNWMRAREGDIESERFSEDELDTVRPVIPDPDQSDTASVDNALELLMQGGRDLPHALRMLVPEAWQGDEAMADERRDWYDYHASLVEPWDGPALVVGTDGDRVGAALDRNGLRPCRYEVTTDNTLVMGSEAGAIETDAENVAKRGRLQPGQLFLADPEEGRVIPDDEVFDDLTDEKYGEWVDEQQTRYQGHADDPLPSGDGDALRARQAAFGYTQDDLNDVLEPMVEAGKDPVGSMGDDTPLAVLSKFNLPLFSYFRQLFAQVTNPPIDYIREDVVTSLETRLGRERNLLDESPEHAAQVVLDSPVLTDEDLGRVRDTDVPDVTVDITYDPETDLESAVERVRADVEAAIRDGAEIVVLSDRAVGAERLAIPSLLATSAVHHHLVREGLRTRAGLVVESGDPRTVHQLSTLVGYGAGAVNPYLAMETVTDITAGPDGMDDTEAVETYVDALEQGLLKVMSKMGISTVESYRGAQIFEAVGLDTDLVDEYFSGTPNKTSGIGLAEIEEDLRERHEQGFGEGEEEPSLERQGEFTNTSNGRFHQWNPQTVNALQAAVRADDYEQFGEFSELIDDQTKQLQTLRGLIDIETEERESVPLEEVEPVEEIVERFSTAAMSLGSLSPEAHENNAEAMNSIGAKANTGEGGEPPERFNTERECKIKQVASGRFGVTSEYLSEAEDLQIKMAQGSKPGEGGHLPGSKVNEMIAGVRCSTPGVGLISPPPQHDIYSIEDLKQLIYDLRSGNPDARVHVKLVSEAGIGTIAAGVAKAKADCVHISGHSGGTGASPKTSIKHAGLPWELGLAEANQLLRETGLRSRVTLRVDGGLKTGRDVAVGALLGAEEFAFGTASLVTSGCVMARQCHANTCPVGVATQAEKLRERFPGQPEHVVNFVTFIAMELREIMAELGFTSVDEMVGRTDLLGQREVDHPKARSVDLDRVIADPVPNDDRYRTREQDTEHDEHFDWDVLEEVGDEIEAGEDVSLSMDVTNVDRAVGGVLSNAVSNAHGGDGLPDDTVSLDLEGIAGQSFGAWLASGVSLNITGAANDYVGKGLSGGKIVVNTPSDAPFDPSANTLIGNVALYGATDGELYVNGVAGERFGVRNSGAKAVVEGVGDHGCEYMTGGVVAVLGEVGRNFAAGMSGGVAYVYDPEDELADKANTGMVTLESELTEQDEAMLRRLVSNHRSYTDSSRAEELLETWSAARSDFVKVMPDAYAAAIEERPESDARKSLPAPAAREAEADARAD, from the coding sequence ATGACTGAGTACGACGCACGGAGCGGCGGCCGGCGCCTCGCGGACCCGGCCGAGGCACGCTCGAACTGCGGTGTCGGGGTCGTGATGGACCTCGACGATCAGGGCGGCCACGACGTCGTGTCCGACGGTCTCGACCTCCTCGCGAACCTCGAACACCGCGGCACGACCGGTGCGGAGAAGAAGACCGGCGACGGCGCGGGCATCCTCCTGCAGACGCCGCGATCCTTCTTCGAGGACGAACTCGATCTCCCCGAGACGTACGCCGTCGGCTCGCTCTTCCTCCCACAGGACGCCGACGAGCGTGCCGGGTGCAAGGACGCGGTCGCGGACACCCTCGGCGAGCACGGCCTCGATGTCGTCGCGTGGCGCGACGTCCCGACCGACAACTCCGACCTCGGACAGACCGCGCTCGACTCCGAACCCCACGTCGCGCAGGTCTTCGTCACCCCCGAGGAACCGATCGGTGACGAGGAGTTCGACCGCGCGCTCTACGTCGGGCGACGAGCCATCGAGAAGGCCGTCGACAACGAGCGCTTCTACGTCTGCTCCCTCGACCGCCAGACCCTCGTCTACAAGGGCCTCCTGAAGGGCGATCAGGTCCGGGATTACTACCTCGACCTGCAGGACGAGCGCCTCGCCTCGACGTTCGTCCTCGTGCACGCGCGCTTCTCCACGAACACCCTCGGCGCGTGGCACCTCGCACACCCCTACCGGAACATCGTCCACAACGGCGAGTTCAACACCATCAAGGGGAACGTCAACTGGATGCGCGCCCGCGAGGGCGACATCGAGAGCGAGCGGTTCAGCGAGGACGAACTCGACACGGTCCGCCCGGTCATCCCCGACCCCGACCAGTCGGACACCGCGAGCGTCGACAACGCCCTCGAACTCCTCATGCAGGGCGGCCGCGACCTCCCCCACGCCCTCCGGATGCTCGTCCCCGAAGCGTGGCAGGGCGATGAGGCGATGGCCGACGAGCGACGCGACTGGTACGACTACCACGCCTCGCTCGTCGAGCCGTGGGACGGCCCCGCCCTCGTCGTTGGCACCGACGGCGACCGCGTCGGCGCCGCCCTCGACCGCAACGGCCTGCGCCCGTGTCGCTACGAGGTCACGACGGACAACACGCTCGTCATGGGCAGCGAGGCCGGCGCGATCGAGACCGACGCGGAGAACGTCGCGAAGCGCGGGCGCCTCCAGCCGGGCCAGCTCTTCCTCGCCGACCCCGAGGAGGGCCGCGTCATCCCGGACGACGAGGTGTTCGACGACCTCACCGACGAGAAGTACGGCGAGTGGGTCGACGAGCAACAGACGCGCTATCAGGGTCACGCCGACGACCCGCTCCCGTCCGGTGACGGGGACGCGCTCCGCGCGCGACAGGCCGCCTTCGGCTACACGCAGGACGACCTGAACGACGTCCTCGAACCGATGGTCGAGGCCGGGAAGGACCCCGTCGGCTCGATGGGCGACGACACCCCGCTCGCGGTGCTCTCGAAGTTCAACCTGCCGCTGTTCAGCTACTTCCGACAGCTCTTCGCGCAGGTGACGAACCCGCCGATCGACTACATCCGCGAGGACGTCGTCACCTCGCTGGAGACCCGCCTCGGTCGCGAGCGCAACCTCCTCGACGAGTCCCCCGAGCACGCCGCGCAGGTCGTCCTCGACTCGCCCGTCCTCACGGACGAGGACCTCGGACGCGTGCGGGACACGGACGTCCCGGACGTCACGGTCGACATCACCTACGACCCCGAGACGGACCTCGAATCCGCCGTCGAGCGCGTTCGGGCGGACGTCGAGGCCGCGATCCGCGACGGCGCGGAGATCGTCGTCCTCTCCGACCGGGCGGTCGGCGCCGAGCGACTCGCCATCCCGAGCCTGCTCGCGACGAGCGCCGTCCACCATCACCTCGTCCGGGAGGGCCTGCGCACGCGAGCCGGCCTCGTCGTCGAGTCCGGCGACCCCCGCACCGTCCACCAGCTCTCGACGCTCGTCGGCTACGGCGCGGGCGCGGTCAACCCCTACCTCGCGATGGAGACGGTGACGGACATCACCGCCGGCCCCGACGGCATGGACGACACGGAGGCCGTCGAAACGTACGTCGACGCCCTCGAACAGGGCCTGCTGAAGGTCATGTCGAAGATGGGCATCTCCACGGTGGAGTCCTACCGTGGCGCGCAGATCTTCGAGGCGGTCGGCCTCGACACCGACCTCGTCGACGAGTACTTCTCGGGCACCCCGAACAAGACGAGCGGCATCGGCCTCGCGGAGATCGAGGAAGACCTCCGCGAGCGCCACGAGCAGGGCTTCGGCGAGGGCGAGGAGGAGCCGAGCCTGGAGCGACAGGGCGAGTTCACGAACACCTCGAACGGCCGCTTCCACCAGTGGAACCCGCAGACGGTGAACGCCCTGCAGGCCGCCGTCCGCGCGGACGACTACGAGCAGTTCGGCGAGTTCTCCGAGCTCATCGACGACCAGACGAAGCAGCTCCAGACGCTGCGCGGCCTCATCGACATCGAGACCGAGGAGCGCGAGAGCGTTCCTCTGGAAGAGGTCGAACCCGTCGAGGAGATCGTCGAGCGCTTCTCGACGGCCGCGATGAGCCTCGGGAGCCTGAGCCCCGAGGCCCACGAGAACAACGCGGAGGCGATGAACTCCATCGGCGCGAAGGCGAACACCGGCGAGGGCGGCGAGCCGCCCGAGCGCTTCAACACCGAGCGCGAGTGCAAGATCAAGCAGGTCGCCTCCGGGCGCTTCGGCGTCACCTCCGAGTACCTCTCGGAGGCCGAGGACCTCCAGATCAAGATGGCGCAGGGGTCCAAGCCCGGCGAGGGCGGCCACCTCCCCGGCTCGAAGGTGAACGAGATGATCGCGGGCGTCCGGTGCTCGACGCCGGGCGTCGGCCTCATCAGCCCGCCGCCCCAGCACGACATCTACTCCATCGAGGACCTGAAGCAGCTCATCTACGACCTGCGCTCGGGCAACCCGGACGCCCGCGTTCACGTGAAACTCGTCTCCGAGGCGGGCATCGGCACCATCGCGGCGGGCGTCGCGAAGGCGAAGGCGGACTGCGTCCACATCTCCGGGCACTCCGGGGGGACGGGCGCGTCGCCGAAGACGTCCATCAAGCACGCGGGCCTCCCGTGGGAGCTCGGTCTCGCGGAGGCGAACCAGCTCCTCCGCGAGACGGGGCTGCGCTCGCGCGTCACCCTCCGCGTGGACGGCGGCCTGAAGACGGGCCGCGACGTCGCGGTCGGCGCCCTCCTCGGCGCCGAGGAGTTCGCGTTCGGCACCGCGAGCCTCGTCACCTCCGGCTGTGTGATGGCCCGGCAGTGCCACGCGAACACCTGCCCGGTCGGCGTCGCGACGCAGGCGGAGAAGCTCCGCGAGCGCTTCCCCGGCCAGCCGGAGCACGTCGTGAACTTCGTGACGTTCATCGCGATGGAGCTCCGCGAGATCATGGCGGAACTCGGCTTCACCAGCGTGGACGAGATGGTCGGGCGCACCGACCTGCTCGGCCAGCGCGAGGTCGACCACCCGAAGGCCCGCAGCGTCGACCTCGACCGCGTCATCGCGGACCCCGTCCCGAACGACGACCGCTACCGGACGCGCGAGCAGGACACCGAGCACGACGAGCACTTCGACTGGGACGTCCTCGAGGAGGTCGGCGACGAGATCGAGGCCGGCGAGGACGTCTCCCTCTCGATGGACGTGACGAACGTGGACCGCGCGGTCGGCGGCGTGCTCTCGAACGCGGTCTCGAACGCGCACGGCGGCGACGGTCTCCCGGACGACACGGTGTCGCTCGACCTCGAGGGCATCGCCGGGCAGTCCTTCGGCGCGTGGCTCGCGTCCGGCGTCTCGCTGAACATCACGGGCGCGGCGAACGACTACGTCGGGAAGGGCCTCTCCGGCGGCAAGATCGTCGTGAACACGCCGAGCGATGCGCCCTTCGACCCCTCGGCGAACACGCTCATCGGGAACGTCGCGCTCTACGGCGCGACCGACGGCGAGCTCTACGTGAACGGCGTCGCCGGCGAGCGCTTCGGCGTCCGGAACTCGGGCGCGAAGGCGGTCGTCGAGGGCGTCGGCGACCACGGCTGTGAGTACATGACGGGCGGCGTCGTCGCGGTGCTCGGCGAGGTAGGGCGGAACTTCGCGGCCGGGATGAGCGGGGGCGTCGCGTACGTCTACGACCCCGAGGACGAGCTCGCGGACAAGGCAAACACCGGCATGGTGACGCTCGAGTCCGAACTCACCGAGCAGGACGAGGCGATGCTCCGGCGGCTCGTCTCGAACCACCGCAGCTACACGGACTCCAGTCGGGCCGAGGAGCTCCTCGAGACGTGGAGCGCGGCGCGCTCGGACTTCGTGAAGGTGATGCCCGACGCGTACGCGGCCGCCATCGAGGAGCGGCCGGAGAGCGACGCGCGCAAGTCGCTCCCCGCGCCCGCCGCCCGCGAGGCCGAGGCGGACGCCCGGGCCGACTGA
- the proS gene encoding proline--tRNA ligase produces the protein MSEDQELGITEQKEYNPGEWYAEVVEKAELASYGPEGMGGFIVTRPRGYSLWESVQENLDGWFDETGVDNAYFPLFIPESYLEREKDVVEGFDPEVAWVTQGGHDELEERLAVRPTSESIIAPYMAQWVRSHRDLPLRLNQWCSVVRWEATDTKPFFRTKEFLWQEGHTAHESEDEAWEETLTRLDQYQRLYEEVFAMPVMRGAKPDHDKFPGADTTTTVEALMPDGKSVQGGTSHYLGQSFAEAFDLTFSDEDEEERVAHTTSWGLSWRALGALIMTHSDDQGLVLPPTVAPEQVVIVPIWQEETKEDVLQYSAEIAAELEEAGVRVHLDDRDGRNPGFKYNEWELKGVPLRLEIGPNEVEDEEVTAVHRPDGEQETTDRATLVEDVEDHLDTVFAKLYAAAEETLEENVREADSPEEIMGTIGQHGGYVRTPWCGDEACEEAIKEKVHAEIVAVPLEESDAAGEHRANDHRAEAIHEAGDDCTVCGEPAVETAYFAQSY, from the coding sequence ATGAGCGAGGACCAGGAGCTCGGCATCACCGAGCAGAAGGAGTACAACCCCGGCGAGTGGTACGCCGAGGTCGTCGAGAAGGCCGAACTCGCGAGCTACGGCCCCGAGGGGATGGGCGGGTTCATCGTCACGCGCCCGCGCGGGTACAGCCTCTGGGAGAGCGTGCAGGAGAACCTCGACGGCTGGTTCGACGAGACCGGCGTCGACAACGCCTACTTCCCGCTGTTCATCCCGGAGAGCTACCTCGAACGCGAGAAGGACGTCGTCGAGGGCTTCGACCCCGAGGTCGCGTGGGTGACGCAGGGCGGCCACGACGAGCTCGAGGAGCGCCTCGCCGTCCGGCCGACCTCCGAGTCGATCATCGCGCCCTACATGGCGCAGTGGGTGCGCTCGCACCGCGACCTGCCCCTCAGACTCAACCAGTGGTGTAGCGTCGTCCGCTGGGAGGCGACGGACACGAAGCCGTTCTTCCGCACGAAGGAGTTCCTCTGGCAGGAGGGCCACACCGCCCACGAGAGCGAGGACGAGGCGTGGGAGGAGACGCTGACGCGCCTCGACCAGTACCAGCGCCTCTACGAGGAGGTCTTCGCGATGCCGGTGATGCGCGGCGCGAAGCCCGACCACGACAAGTTCCCGGGCGCGGACACCACGACGACGGTCGAGGCGCTGATGCCGGACGGCAAGAGCGTGCAGGGCGGGACCTCCCACTACCTCGGCCAGTCGTTCGCGGAGGCCTTCGACCTCACCTTCAGCGACGAGGACGAGGAGGAGCGCGTCGCGCACACGACGTCGTGGGGGCTCTCGTGGCGCGCGCTCGGCGCGCTCATCATGACGCACTCCGACGACCAGGGGCTCGTGCTGCCGCCGACGGTCGCGCCCGAGCAGGTCGTCATCGTCCCCATCTGGCAGGAGGAGACGAAGGAGGACGTCCTCCAGTACTCGGCCGAAATCGCCGCCGAACTCGAGGAGGCGGGGGTTCGCGTCCACCTCGACGACCGCGACGGGCGCAACCCCGGGTTCAAGTACAACGAGTGGGAGCTGAAGGGTGTCCCCCTCCGCCTCGAAATCGGCCCGAACGAGGTCGAAGACGAGGAGGTCACGGCCGTCCACCGCCCCGACGGCGAGCAGGAGACGACGGACCGGGCGACGCTCGTCGAGGACGTCGAGGACCACCTCGATACGGTGTTCGCGAAGCTCTACGCGGCCGCCGAGGAGACCCTCGAGGAGAACGTTCGGGAGGCCGACAGCCCCGAGGAGATCATGGGGACCATCGGCCAGCACGGCGGCTACGTTCGCACGCCGTGGTGTGGCGACGAGGCCTGCGAGGAGGCGATCAAGGAGAAGGTCCACGCGGAGATCGTCGCGGTCCCGCTCGAGGAGTCCGACGCGGCGGGCGAGCACCGCGCGAACGACCACCGCGCGGAGGCGATTCACGAGGCGGGTGACGACTGTACGGTCTGTGGTGAACCGGCGGTCGAGACGGCCTACTTCGCGCAGTCGTACTGA
- a CDS encoding beta-CASP ribonuclease aCPSF1, protein MSSVDKQLEELQETITDEVPPDISVTEVKYEGPELVVYTRDPKKFAENGDLIRRLASKLRKRITVRPDPDVLSPPRDAREEIMDVVPEDAGVSDLDFHEDTGEVVIEASKPGMVIGRHGSTLREITQRAGWTPEVVRTPPIESSTVRNVRNFLKTEREDRRDILEKVGRQIHREEMTDDEYVRITTLGCCREVGRASFILSTPETRILIDCGDKPGSEDEVPYLQVSEALGAGANTIDAVVLTHAHLDHSALIPLLFKYGYDGPIYCTEPTRDLMGLLTLDYLNVASKEGRAPPYDSEMVREAIKHCITLEYGDVTDIAPDVKLTFHNAGHILGSAVSHFHIGDGLYNVAFSGDIHYEDTRLFNGAVNDFPRVETLVLESTYGGRNDYQTDQEDSERRLIEVINEAYERGGKVVIPAFAVGRSQELMLVLEEAMRNDKIPTMPIHLDGMIWEATAIHTTYPEYLRDELRDRIFHEDENPFLAEQFNHIDGGEDERMDVAEGEECIILSTSGMVTGGPIMSWLEHLGPQEDNQMIFVGYQAQGTLGRRIQSGWDEIPVGGSGGRTQHLELNMDVATVDGFSGHADRQGLENFVRTMNPRPEKVLCVHGDERSTQDLSSALYHDYNMRTFAPKNLETFRFL, encoded by the coding sequence ATGAGCTCCGTAGACAAACAACTCGAGGAACTCCAAGAGACGATCACAGACGAAGTACCGCCCGACATCTCCGTTACCGAGGTCAAGTACGAGGGCCCGGAACTCGTCGTCTACACCCGCGATCCGAAGAAGTTCGCGGAGAACGGCGACCTCATCCGACGCCTCGCCTCCAAACTCCGCAAACGCATCACCGTCCGGCCCGACCCGGACGTCCTCTCGCCGCCGCGCGACGCCCGCGAGGAGATCATGGACGTCGTCCCCGAGGACGCCGGCGTCAGCGACCTCGACTTCCACGAGGACACCGGCGAAGTCGTCATCGAGGCCAGCAAGCCGGGCATGGTCATCGGCCGCCACGGCTCGACGCTGCGCGAGATCACGCAGCGCGCCGGCTGGACGCCCGAAGTCGTCCGCACGCCCCCCATCGAGTCCTCCACCGTCCGAAACGTCCGAAACTTCCTGAAGACCGAGCGCGAGGACCGCCGCGATATACTGGAAAAAGTGGGCCGGCAGATCCACCGAGAGGAGATGACCGACGACGAGTACGTCCGCATCACCACGCTCGGCTGCTGTCGCGAGGTCGGGCGCGCGAGCTTCATCCTCAGCACGCCCGAGACGCGCATCCTCATCGACTGTGGGGACAAGCCCGGGAGCGAGGACGAGGTGCCCTACCTCCAGGTCTCCGAGGCGCTCGGCGCCGGCGCGAACACCATCGACGCCGTCGTCCTCACGCACGCCCACCTCGACCACTCCGCGCTCATCCCGCTCCTCTTCAAGTACGGCTACGACGGCCCCATCTACTGCACGGAACCCACCCGCGACCTGATGGGCCTGCTCACCCTCGACTACCTCAACGTCGCCTCGAAGGAGGGCCGAGCGCCGCCCTACGACTCCGAGATGGTTCGGGAGGCCATCAAGCACTGCATCACCCTCGAGTACGGCGACGTCACCGACATCGCGCCCGACGTCAAGCTCACGTTCCACAACGCCGGGCACATCCTCGGGAGCGCCGTCTCGCACTTCCACATCGGCGACGGCCTCTACAACGTCGCCTTCAGCGGCGACATCCACTACGAGGACACCCGCCTGTTCAACGGCGCCGTCAACGACTTCCCGCGCGTCGAGACGCTCGTCCTCGAGTCCACCTACGGCGGTCGCAACGACTACCAGACCGACCAAGAGGACTCCGAGCGCAGACTCATCGAGGTCATCAACGAGGCCTACGAGCGCGGCGGCAAGGTCGTCATCCCGGCGTTCGCCGTCGGGCGCTCGCAGGAACTCATGCTCGTTCTCGAGGAGGCGATGCGCAACGACAAGATCCCGACCATGCCCATCCATCTTGATGGTATGATCTGGGAGGCCACCGCCATCCACACCACCTACCCCGAGTACCTCCGGGACGAGCTCCGCGACCGGATCTTCCACGAGGACGAGAACCCCTTCCTCGCCGAGCAGTTCAACCACATCGACGGCGGCGAGGACGAGCGCATGGACGTCGCCGAGGGCGAGGAGTGCATCATCCTCTCCACGTCCGGGATGGTCACCGGCGGCCCCATCATGTCGTGGCTCGAACATCTCGGCCCGCAGGAGGACAACCAGATGATCTTCGTCGGCTACCAGGCACAGGGTACCCTCGGCCGGCGCATCCAGTCCGGCTGGGACGAGATTCCCGTCGGCGGCTCCGGCGGGCGCACCCAGCACCTCGAGCTCAACATGGACGTCGCGACCGTCGACGGCTTCTCCGGTCACGCCGACCGTCAGGGCCTCGAGAACTTCGTGCGTACCATGAACCCGCGCCCCGAGAAAGTGCTGTGCGTCCACGGCGACGAGCGCTCCACGCAGGACCTCTCGAGCGCGCTCTACCACGACTACAACATGCGGACGTTCGCCCCGAAGAACCTCGAGACCTTCCGCTTCCTCTAG
- a CDS encoding nuclear transport factor 2 family protein, with amino-acid sequence MVGNADPEAARRYYELVDDEDYDGLVGLFSPDVVYERPGQPPIEGLSELRAFYETGRPLSEGEHTVHTVVAEGDTVAVRGSFEGVQDGERVAFGFADFHEFDDEGFIIHRHTYTDRDTV; translated from the coding sequence ATGGTCGGAAACGCGGACCCCGAGGCGGCGCGTCGCTACTATGAGCTCGTCGACGACGAGGACTACGACGGCCTCGTCGGCCTCTTCAGCCCCGACGTCGTCTACGAGCGTCCCGGCCAGCCCCCCATCGAGGGGCTCTCGGAGCTCCGGGCGTTCTACGAGACGGGCCGACCGCTCTCGGAGGGCGAGCACACCGTTCACACGGTCGTCGCGGAGGGCGATACCGTCGCGGTCCGTGGCTCCTTCGAGGGCGTGCAGGACGGCGAGCGCGTCGCCTTCGGCTTCGCGGACTTCCACGAGTTCGACGACGAGGGCTTCATCATCCACCGACACACCTACACGGACCGCGACACGGTCTGA
- a CDS encoding CinA family protein, with product MREYADDPPVEERIGDALREAGETIATTESCTGGLVGSLLTDVPGSSDYFDRTYVTYTYDAKLDTGVSREALDAHGAVSEPVAREMARAVRDAAGTTWGVSTTGIAGPTGGSEAKPVGTVYIGVAHAGAWDADDTYTTVERYVFDGDRHEIKEQIARQALVDALAAMEARE from the coding sequence ATGCGAGAGTACGCCGACGATCCGCCCGTGGAGGAACGCATCGGTGACGCGCTCCGGGAGGCGGGCGAGACCATCGCGACGACGGAGTCCTGTACGGGCGGGCTCGTCGGGTCGCTCCTCACGGACGTCCCCGGCTCCTCGGACTACTTCGACCGGACGTACGTCACGTACACGTACGACGCCAAGCTCGACACCGGCGTCTCCCGTGAGGCCCTCGACGCCCACGGTGCGGTGAGCGAACCCGTCGCGCGCGAGATGGCGCGCGCGGTCCGCGACGCCGCGGGGACGACGTGGGGAGTCTCGACGACGGGGATTGCCGGCCCGACCGGCGGGAGCGAGGCGAAACCAGTCGGCACCGTCTACATCGGCGTCGCGCACGCCGGTGCGTGGGATGCCGACGACACCTACACGACCGTCGAGCGCTACGTCTTCGACGGCGACCGCCACGAGATAAAGGAGCAGATCGCGCGGCAGGCGCTCGTCGACGCCCTCGCGGCGATGGAGGCACGCGAATGA
- a CDS encoding metal-dependent hydrolase, which yields MNKKDHILNGLLLGIGLGFVLHPEGSVQTLVTVAAVLVPVVLGALFPDIDTEFGKHRKTLHNVFVVALLYGYTYFLGNLYWVWIGVLTHFVLDVLGSKRGIALFYPLWDKEFGTPVGVTTSSQYATVITVVITLVELVAIYALIHYLPGVIPNVDVASQVQGLQTLVG from the coding sequence ATGAACAAGAAGGACCACATCCTGAACGGTCTGCTGTTGGGAATCGGCCTCGGCTTCGTCCTCCACCCCGAGGGGAGCGTGCAGACGCTCGTCACGGTCGCCGCCGTCCTCGTGCCGGTCGTTCTCGGCGCGCTGTTCCCGGACATCGACACCGAGTTCGGCAAGCACCGCAAGACCCTGCACAACGTCTTCGTCGTCGCGCTCCTCTACGGCTACACCTACTTCCTCGGCAACCTCTACTGGGTGTGGATCGGCGTCCTCACGCACTTCGTCCTCGACGTCCTCGGCTCGAAGCGCGGCATCGCGCTCTTCTACCCGCTCTGGGACAAGGAGTTCGGCACGCCCGTCGGCGTCACGACGTCATCGCAGTACGCGACGGTCATCACCGTCGTCATCACGCTCGTCGAGCTCGTCGCGATCTACGCGCTCATCCACTACCTGCCGGGCGTCATCCCGAACGTGGACGTCGCCTCGCAGGTGCAGGGCCTCCAGACGCTCGTGGGCTAG
- a CDS encoding PHP-associated domain-containing protein yields MTETRVDPHVKILDQGVAERAKARGIDVLVYAPHFVRLPEIRERAAAFSDDELLVVPAREVFTGPWRERRHVLALGLTEPVPDFITLEGAFAEFARQDATVLAPHPEFATVSLGAPEFERYGDQLAGGEVYNPKHLPWQNERARELVEAYGLPPFGSSYAHRRATIGEVWTTFERDIGSEADLLDALGSGAPRRVEHRRGWRHTLRCRLETLDLAYENTYKKLDRVLLSGMEPTHPRHIAYEGRFEDVRVY; encoded by the coding sequence GTGACGGAGACACGGGTCGACCCCCACGTGAAGATACTCGATCAGGGCGTCGCCGAGCGCGCGAAGGCGCGCGGCATCGACGTCCTCGTGTATGCGCCGCATTTCGTGCGTCTCCCCGAGATACGCGAGCGCGCGGCGGCGTTCAGCGACGACGAGTTGCTCGTCGTGCCCGCCCGCGAGGTGTTCACCGGCCCGTGGCGGGAGCGCAGGCACGTCCTCGCGCTCGGCCTCACCGAGCCCGTCCCGGACTTCATCACGCTCGAGGGCGCCTTCGCGGAGTTCGCCAGACAGGACGCCACCGTGCTCGCGCCGCACCCGGAGTTCGCGACGGTGAGTCTCGGCGCACCGGAGTTCGAGCGCTACGGCGACCAGCTCGCCGGCGGCGAGGTCTACAACCCGAAACACCTCCCGTGGCAGAACGAGCGCGCGCGCGAGCTCGTCGAGGCCTACGGCCTCCCGCCGTTCGGGTCGAGTTACGCTCACCGGCGCGCGACCATCGGGGAGGTGTGGACGACGTTCGAGCGCGACATCGGGAGCGAGGCCGACCTCCTCGACGCGCTCGGATCCGGCGCGCCTCGGCGCGTCGAGCATCGACGCGGGTGGCGCCACACGCTGCGCTGTCGCCTCGAAACGCTCGACCTCGCCTACGAGAACACGTACAAGAAACTCGACCGCGTGCTCCTCTCGGGCATGGAGCCCACGCACCCCCGGCACATCGCCTACGAGGGGCGCTTCGAGGACGTCCGCGTCTACTAG